The proteins below are encoded in one region of Sporosarcina sp. FSL K6-1508:
- a CDS encoding GntR family transcriptional regulator, whose amino-acid sequence MPIPTEHEKPLRISAKENAFNQLQQWIIDGTLHPGEKLNDTELAGALGVSRTPIRESLQLLEVQGFVKMYPGKATQVTEVDKESIIDLLPPLAALQALSAELAIPQLTKETIALLESTNERFADAVYTKNYFSALKIDEEFHQIIVDTANNPYILSMVASLQAHVRRLFFHNSIILTEKSIGEHNKIIKLMKNRDETNVSSIMRGNWLRAIDEFHSLKSK is encoded by the coding sequence ATGCCGATACCGACAGAACACGAGAAGCCTCTTCGAATTTCCGCAAAGGAAAATGCCTTTAACCAACTCCAGCAATGGATTATAGATGGTACATTGCATCCAGGTGAAAAATTGAACGATACAGAACTTGCCGGGGCATTGGGGGTCAGCAGGACACCTATTCGCGAATCATTGCAACTGCTTGAAGTGCAAGGGTTTGTGAAGATGTATCCCGGAAAAGCGACACAAGTGACAGAAGTAGATAAAGAATCTATTATAGATCTTCTTCCGCCTCTCGCAGCGTTGCAAGCATTATCCGCGGAACTTGCAATTCCGCAACTTACTAAAGAAACAATTGCCTTACTTGAAAGTACGAACGAACGGTTTGCCGACGCGGTCTATACTAAAAATTATTTTTCAGCATTGAAAATCGATGAAGAATTTCATCAGATTATCGTCGATACGGCAAATAATCCATATATCTTATCTATGGTTGCATCGCTTCAAGCACATGTCAGAAGATTATTCTTCCATAATTCTATTATTTTGACTGAAAAGTCGATTGGAGAACACAATAAAATCATTAAGTTAATGAAAAATCGTGACGAAACGAACGTGTCCTCAATTATGCGTGGCAATTGGCTGCGGGCAATTGATGAATTCCATTCTTTAAAATCCAAGTAA
- a CDS encoding VanZ family protein gives MTSILGYIGEMIPYLLVALPIILILRVTYNNLRGYKEVHLYHEIGIVVFLLFMTALFSQTILTFLYTGPVVTRSFSNVNLMPFRVFQDNYYAIMELNFWQPFIINFLGNICIFIPIGFMIPMLWKTFNRFWKVTLIGLSISLFIEIMQVPQARSSDIDDLWLNTVGSMVGYYIYYVTKKCFPKADDLLKKD, from the coding sequence ATGACATCAATTTTAGGTTATATCGGAGAAATGATTCCATATTTACTAGTTGCTTTACCAATTATCCTCATCCTCCGCGTCACTTACAATAACTTGCGAGGATACAAGGAGGTTCACTTATACCACGAAATTGGCATTGTTGTCTTTCTACTATTCATGACAGCGTTATTTTCGCAAACAATACTGACATTCCTCTATACAGGTCCCGTCGTTACACGCTCGTTTTCGAATGTAAATCTTATGCCGTTCAGAGTTTTTCAAGATAACTATTACGCCATAATGGAACTGAATTTTTGGCAACCCTTTATTATAAACTTTTTAGGTAACATCTGTATTTTCATACCCATCGGCTTTATGATTCCGATGTTATGGAAGACATTCAATCGTTTTTGGAAAGTTACTCTTATTGGATTAAGCATTTCACTTTTCATCGAAATAATGCAAGTGCCCCAAGCAAGAAGTAGCGATATAGATGATTTATGGTTAAACACAGTAGGTAGCATGGTTGGCTATTACATATATTACGTTACCAAAAAATGCTTTCCGAAGGCAGACGACTTGCTTAAAAAGGATTGA
- a CDS encoding GNAT family N-acetyltransferase, protein MKPITIRRATRNDAVAITDILVTSQWFTYEKLYSEAYLTKLIEQYYNVKRIEQEIVTINEQWHGYFIAEKDGIIVGAIGGGMTSETTGEVYVFYLDPLMRGMGIGTRLLDFFTKIQKYTYGAQEQWVSVAKGNMFGIPFYEARGFIFQHEELAYGTSIEDQDISLKYKRDL, encoded by the coding sequence ATGAAGCCGATAACTATTCGCAGAGCAACAAGAAATGATGCCGTGGCCATAACCGACATACTTGTAACAAGTCAATGGTTTACATATGAAAAGCTTTATTCCGAGGCTTATCTCACTAAACTGATCGAGCAATATTACAATGTGAAACGTATTGAGCAAGAAATCGTCACTATTAATGAACAATGGCACGGTTATTTCATTGCCGAGAAAGATGGTATAATCGTCGGGGCTATTGGCGGTGGAATGACTAGTGAAACTACAGGAGAAGTATATGTTTTCTATTTGGATCCTTTAATGCGTGGAATGGGTATCGGCACACGACTTCTCGACTTCTTTACTAAAATACAGAAATATACCTATGGCGCACAAGAACAATGGGTTTCCGTGGCCAAAGGAAACATGTTCGGCATCCCCTTCTACGAAGCTCGGGGGTTCATCTTCCAGCATGAAGAACTTGCATACGGAACTTCTATAGAAGATCAGGACATATCACTGAAGTATAAACGAGACTTATAA
- a CDS encoding 3D domain-containing protein, with product MRKILMTLILTIALLVSGANESWAASPNYIVKKGDSLFKISKMHNVSISNLKSWNNLKSNTIHPNMKLKVASGAKAVKKTAAPKKAAKSVAKTPSRSDSDNVVKEFTVSASAFTANCNGCSGITKTGVNLKSNPDVKIIAVDPSVIKLGTKVHVEGYGYAIAGDTGSAIKGKKIDVFFPTKEAAYKWGRKNVKIKILN from the coding sequence TTGAGAAAAATTTTAATGACACTCATTCTTACGATTGCATTATTGGTCAGCGGGGCAAATGAAAGCTGGGCAGCATCACCAAATTACATAGTTAAGAAAGGTGATTCGTTATTCAAAATCTCTAAGATGCATAACGTCTCTATTTCTAACTTAAAATCATGGAACAACTTGAAGTCAAATACAATCCACCCAAATATGAAACTGAAAGTCGCTTCTGGAGCAAAAGCTGTTAAAAAAACAGCAGCACCGAAAAAAGCAGCTAAATCAGTAGCGAAAACACCATCACGTTCTGACTCCGACAACGTAGTCAAAGAATTCACCGTGTCAGCTAGTGCATTTACAGCAAACTGTAATGGATGTTCAGGTATTACAAAAACAGGCGTTAATTTGAAGAGTAACCCTGATGTGAAGATTATTGCAGTCGACCCAAGTGTCATTAAATTAGGGACAAAGGTACATGTGGAAGGCTACGGATATGCGATTGCCGGTGATACGGGAAGCGCAATCAAAGGAAAAAAGATTGACGTATTTTTCCCGACAAAAGAGGCAGCTTACAAATGGGGCAGGAAAAATGTAAAGATAAAAATATTGAATTAA
- a CDS encoding 3D domain-containing protein, translated as MKNMLLTLILTIALLVSGANESAASSSMYTVKKGDTLYKISRMYNTTVANLKSWNNLKSDTIFPKQKLSVVSSAKKSKKTAATANKPAVKTISRSSSVKPVKEFTVSATAYTAYCNGCSGITKTGINLRENSDLKVIAVDPNVIKLGTKVHVEGYGYAIAGDTGGSIKGNKIDVFIPSKSEAYKWGRKNVKITIVE; from the coding sequence ATGAAAAATATGCTTTTGACACTAATCCTGACGATTGCCTTATTGGTCAGCGGAGCAAATGAAAGTGCCGCTTCATCATCAATGTATACGGTGAAAAAAGGAGATACATTATACAAAATTTCTCGAATGTACAACACAACAGTAGCAAACTTGAAGTCATGGAATAATTTAAAATCGGATACTATTTTCCCAAAGCAAAAACTTAGTGTTGTTTCAAGCGCTAAGAAATCTAAGAAAACAGCTGCAACAGCTAATAAGCCCGCCGTAAAGACTATATCACGGTCATCTTCTGTGAAACCCGTTAAAGAGTTTACTGTCTCGGCAACTGCATATACAGCGTATTGTAATGGTTGTTCAGGTATCACGAAAACAGGTATCAACTTGAGGGAAAACTCTGATCTGAAAGTGATTGCCGTAGATCCAAATGTCATCAAACTTGGCACGAAAGTACATGTAGAAGGCTACGGATACGCAATTGCAGGTGATACGGGCGGTTCGATTAAAGGAAATAAGATTGATGTATTTATCCCCTCGAAAAGCGAGGCTTATAAGTGGGGGCGGAAAAACGTCAAAATAACAATAGTTGAATAA
- a CDS encoding sensor histidine kinase, with translation MIYFQKSDIKTPHIKPNVTVNLKMKMILLIGILIIAIVLVIGLFIDYFMSDTLETQMGERALSVAESVAHIPELANAFGEENPALLIEPIITPIQEATGAEFIVIGNTEEIRYAHPIAAHIGEKMMGEDNERALVYGESYVSKAVGSLGSSLRAKVPIYLEGKIIGVVSVGFLADDIQSIIRTYNNQLWFVWLLIVGVAIIGAVVIASYIKKVLFGLEPEEITHLLIQKETILQSTHEGIIALNPDGMITMMNSSAQHLFFDKPITSNRYLGKMIKEISPTPHLSELLNDVDGLVDKEIVIGKNIVFINTVPIYFEQTFMGTVSTFRNKTEIELLTRELTRIKQYANALRAQTHEFSNKLHMILGLLQLGKKKEVIDFIQKESNLQKNWIRILIRKVADPLVSGILLGKLNQANESGVELAIHPDSILKGNLSEKKSEALLTAIGNLIDNAMDAVKNKPATNRKISIFFTDIGDDIIFEIEDSGEGIHMELSRKVFEQGYTSKAGMNRGFGLALTKQKITEVDGALYLEESELGGACFVISIPKDSVEGGDRVE, from the coding sequence ATGATTTATTTTCAAAAAAGCGACATAAAAACCCCCCATATCAAACCCAATGTAACAGTTAATTTGAAAATGAAGATGATTCTTCTTATAGGGATATTAATCATTGCAATTGTTTTGGTCATCGGGCTTTTCATCGATTATTTCATGTCTGATACTTTAGAAACCCAAATGGGGGAAAGGGCACTTAGTGTTGCCGAAAGTGTAGCCCATATTCCTGAACTTGCAAACGCATTTGGGGAGGAAAATCCTGCCTTACTAATAGAACCGATCATTACACCGATTCAAGAGGCTACTGGAGCTGAATTTATCGTCATTGGAAATACGGAAGAAATTAGATACGCTCATCCAATAGCCGCTCATATTGGTGAAAAAATGATGGGTGAAGATAATGAGCGAGCATTAGTATATGGAGAATCATATGTTTCAAAAGCAGTCGGTTCTTTAGGCAGTTCGTTAAGAGCAAAAGTGCCCATTTACTTGGAAGGGAAGATTATCGGAGTTGTTTCAGTCGGCTTTTTAGCCGATGATATACAAAGTATAATTCGTACCTACAATAACCAGCTATGGTTTGTCTGGTTACTCATTGTTGGAGTTGCAATCATCGGAGCAGTTGTTATTGCATCGTATATTAAAAAAGTATTATTTGGATTGGAACCGGAGGAAATAACTCATTTGCTGATCCAGAAAGAAACTATTCTTCAGTCCACACATGAAGGGATCATTGCATTGAATCCAGATGGAATGATTACAATGATGAATTCATCTGCCCAACATCTATTTTTTGATAAACCAATTACCTCCAATCGGTACTTGGGTAAAATGATAAAAGAAATATCTCCAACTCCTCATTTATCCGAATTGTTGAATGACGTAGATGGGCTGGTGGATAAGGAAATAGTAATCGGTAAGAATATTGTTTTTATAAATACTGTTCCAATCTACTTTGAACAGACGTTTATGGGAACTGTCTCTACTTTTCGGAATAAAACTGAAATTGAGTTGTTAACTAGGGAGCTAACCCGGATTAAACAATACGCAAATGCATTAAGAGCCCAAACTCATGAATTCTCAAACAAGCTACATATGATACTAGGCCTATTGCAACTTGGAAAGAAAAAAGAAGTCATCGATTTTATCCAAAAAGAAAGTAACCTGCAGAAAAACTGGATTCGTATTTTGATAAGGAAAGTGGCGGACCCTTTAGTAAGTGGAATTTTATTGGGGAAACTAAATCAAGCGAATGAATCAGGCGTCGAGTTGGCAATTCATCCGGATAGTATATTGAAAGGTAACCTATCTGAAAAGAAGAGTGAAGCATTATTGACCGCTATTGGAAACTTGATTGATAACGCGATGGACGCGGTGAAAAATAAACCCGCTACGAACCGGAAAATATCAATTTTTTTTACCGATATAGGTGACGATATCATTTTTGAAATCGAGGATTCAGGTGAAGGAATTCATATGGAGCTGTCCCGCAAAGTATTTGAACAGGGATATACTTCTAAAGCAGGCATGAATCGCGGTTTTGGACTAGCCTTAACGAAACAAAAAATTACCGAAGTGGATGGTGCTCTCTATTTAGAGGAAAGCGAACTTGGCGGAGCTTGTTTTGTTATTTCAATCCCAAAAGATTCAGTAGAAGGAGGAGATAGAGTTGAATGA
- a CDS encoding response regulator, translating into MNDTIRVLIVEDDFRIAEINRQFVNRVDGFTVLDVVKTGKEALAYLRNHRSGGPQLILLDVYIPDTEGLSLFWQLRNEFNEIDVIMVTAAKEVTTITETLRGGIFDYIVKPADFIRFEQTLKRFSGQHALLSSREELEQDEIDRLIGMQALPKLETATEGKLPKGIDQITLDKIKAILQTTENSGVTAMNAGNKVGVSRSTARRYLEYLVSVKEAEAQLNYGDIGRPERKYIPWTK; encoded by the coding sequence TTGAATGATACGATACGGGTATTAATTGTGGAGGATGATTTTAGAATTGCAGAAATCAATCGTCAGTTTGTTAATCGAGTAGATGGATTTACAGTGCTCGATGTTGTTAAAACGGGGAAGGAAGCACTAGCTTATTTACGGAACCATAGGTCAGGTGGACCCCAGCTGATCTTGTTGGATGTCTATATACCTGATACTGAAGGGCTGAGTTTATTTTGGCAATTACGGAATGAGTTTAATGAAATTGATGTCATTATGGTAACTGCGGCGAAGGAAGTAACGACGATTACAGAAACGCTGCGAGGCGGGATTTTCGATTATATTGTGAAACCAGCAGATTTTATTCGTTTTGAGCAGACGTTGAAAAGGTTCAGTGGTCAGCACGCACTTCTTTCATCAAGAGAGGAGCTTGAGCAGGATGAAATCGATAGGCTGATAGGTATGCAAGCATTGCCGAAGCTTGAAACCGCGACCGAAGGCAAGTTACCAAAAGGAATTGACCAGATTACATTAGATAAAATAAAAGCTATTTTACAGACGACCGAAAACTCAGGGGTTACCGCAATGAATGCCGGAAACAAAGTAGGCGTAAGCCGCTCAACAGCGAGACGTTATTTGGAGTACCTAGTGTCAGTTAAAGAAGCGGAAGCGCAATTAAACTATGGAGACATCGGGCGGCCTGAACGAAAATACATACCGTGGACAAAATGA